CAAAAGGATTTTGAACTTTTGCCCAATATCTGGTCATAAAGGTGAAGAAATAGGAAAATATATTGAGAGATGTTTACTTGATTGGAGTATAGGTACAATTTTTTCTATCACTGTGGATAATGCATCTTCGAATGATGGGGCAATTGTTTATTTGCAGAAGAAATTTGACAATTGGGGAAACAATATTTTGGGTGGGAAATATGCTCATGTAAGGTGTATTGCACATATTATTAATCTCATCGTGCAGGATGGTTTGAAAGGAAATGATGAGCATGTAGCTATTTCGCGTGTTAGGGGAGCTGTTAGGTACATACGGAGTTCTCCAGCCAGGTACAAAAGATTTCAAGAGTGTGTTCAGCTTGAAAAAATAGAAACAAATAAGTTGTTGGCTCTTGATGTGCCCACCAGATGGAACTCAACATACTTAATGTTAGAGTCGGCAATATGTCTTAAAAGAGCATTTGATGCGTATGATGAAGTTGATCTTGCTTTCCAAATTGATCTTTCAAAAAAGCCATATGATGGGGTTCCAAATGAGCATGATTGGGAAAGATCCAAGCTTGtgctgaaatttttgaaacatttttataaactcacTTTGCGTATTTCTGGTTCTTTGTATGTTACATCGAACATTATGTTTAATGAGATTAGTGAGGTTGACATGCTCTTAAGCAATGGTTGGAGAGTACTGACTTTGAACTAAGTTTGATGGCAAAAAGAATGAAAGAAAAGTATGATAAGTATTGGGGATCAActgagaaaatgaatatgattttATATTATGCTGTGATCATTGATCCGCGACATAAGTTGGAGTTCGTTGAATTTTCTTTTGATAGAATGTATGGCAGTGTTGGGAAAAATGAGACCATGAAAGAACAAGTGAGACTTGGCCTTTACGAGTTGTTTGATGATTATAAACTAAGGCATTCCAATAAACTTCCAGACACTTCTAAAAGTTTAGGCTCTTCATCAAATAGTTCCACCCTTGGCTCGCAAGATATGTCTAAGAAACGCTTGTGTGAGGCAGACGATGAGTCTGAAATGGCTATTAGATTGTCGTTGAAGCAAGAGTTCAAGATGTATAAGAGTGGAGGAAAAGGTGAAGTAGTAAAGTCTGAGTTGGAGAAATATTTGGTTGAAGATGTTGAGGAGGAAAAAAAGAACTTTAATATAATGCAATGGTGGAAAGATAATAGTCCCAGGTTTCCCATTCTTTCTCGAATGGCTCGAGATATATTGGCAGTTCCAATTTCCACCGTTGCTTCAGAAGCTGCATTTAGCACCGGAGGGCGTGTACTTGATGCATTTAGGAGTTCTTTATCGCCCAAGATAGTTCAATCTCTCATTTGTGCTCAAGACTGGTTTCGACTGTGATTCAAAACCAATTAATATGGAGGAAGATTTGTGTGATGTTGAAATGATTGACaaaggtattttaatttaattttatttactttAGATATATCTCAACATTTCGAAgtactaacattttattttctttgtttATTTTGCAGAGTTGACAAAATTGGGTGTTGATACATCTATTATTGATGTTTGATTGTCATAACTAATTCAACGGTAAAGGTGAAAAAAATGTAATCAATTCAAGGTTGGAAGTTTATGCATGtgaatcttattattatttatattatggaTTTTGTTTCCTGCATTgatgaaaaacatgaattgttggtacactttattttttttatgatgtttatttttttgttaataaatTTACATCTTTATGTAGGTGATGAAACATTCCAGATGATATTTTGAAAGTCAAACAAGAAGTTGATTCTGATTTTTTTTGGTGAAGATCAAAGTTGGATTTCAATAGTTTATGCTCGATTTAAAGATTTGTTAATTATAATACTCATTCtaagttttgagataaataTTTGTTGTGTAACTTTTGTACACATTTACGAGacaatattattttgataagCCTATTTTCTCGTCATATATTATTTGGTAGAcacaaaatgataaaatattactttgtcaaaaaaaaaaaaaacccgaaCCCGACCcttacccgaacccgaaaattcGGGTAGTGGCCTGAATCGGATTGGGTTCGGGTAATTAAAATGCTACCCGAAAAAATCGGGTACCCGACCCGAACTACCGGAAACCCAAAAAACCCGACCCGTGCCCACCTCtaattgtacaccattagtccttacggccccggacaacactgaggctctatatgatagggctgtgctttgactcgattaccgactccaggagagtcatcaggtggcgagattgggtacaattgcgacacatgtaggagccagtaattgtagtcgggaattcaccgctcacttGCAGGTGTGAAAATCCTATGttatctgatgaaataatagtgcatgaaatctctgacTAGAGTATgaaatgtacgttagagaaagagttctctggttgtacatgcgatgccgctatttattctcaaatatgtgtcacatagttatcgaattagtATGAAAccatcgatgaaccaatggttgcagattcgatcgggatatatgagatgaatggaccgtactgtacgttaataataaccgactggttcttgcaggcactatcaatgaCACCTAAGGAATCAaagggcgatgctactagacgctcttaccatgattcgatgagtttaatcagaaatatgatttttgacattctcatgatcaattgttgatacatagaatgaggcaaattagggtaatcccaaataaaggattatgtcctgaatcacaaagagttgtgaacccacggctagctgtatccctgaataattgagggtcacacaaacaCTGGTTATTTGTTCTTGTTGAGATAATAATTCAATGAGttaaatttataagaaataaatttgatatgattaatcgataagcttataaataaagtttataaaagcttatagaaattttgagagcatgactgctaaAATAGTCAAAGAGAGTGCACTTGTCTTATTTGGATATTGGTGATCTCGAAGTTAAATTGTCCATCATAATAACAATAgtttgaaattgtcacatcgaggatgttggatcgtcgatcgggattatgatgaaaTTAATGTAATGAGAGCATGGatcatgggcttgtaagagCATAAGCtcatcatgctaatttattaaagttcaaatgagctttaataattaaattatattttaataatttaaatatagcccattaagtttttattaaatatggtattgatttatataatatgaaaatattcatgctaccataatttaaaaacttacaaaaaaaaatatttgatgatTAGTTGTGTGCCATTTTCGAGAGTCACCATGTTTGGATatgaattaaaataaagatattattattcttaatTGGACAAGCATCATCCAAAAGCTTTTgggcctggacgccggaaagctgtgacttccaccggacatatgatgtgaactgagtggaactcccatgacttcggctcatattattgagggaacttaTGGCGATtgtccactacaattcaatattgatgggtcggtttgacacgtgaaaataaacgacgccatattattgggtccttattaaacgtgagacGAAACACGCGGAAGTTGCAtatggatgcaattggattctaccttttagaaattataattgaatGATATTATTCGGGAATATAATTGTCTAATTGagctctacgtgcccactaaggaaatacgatttcttTTTTCATCAAAGGGTgatggaaatgtcaaaatagagGGAGGAaactttataaaataaaatccatattttatattttagaatttttttaaaataatcaacaatcattattctgtttccatatcagtatagtTTCGATTTTGTCATGTAatccatttttattattaacaacCTAATCgtcgaatctaattttcaagattggttggaaaattgttctgaatttgGAGAAAATAGCAAACACATTattgtcagtcctgctgaactgacaaaacatgcaagatggtaggaccatagtatgcaagctaaaatgtaacatgctcgcttctatgtcaaatgaactgtatgaacagtttgagaaaattttgaatgctgctgacattcgaatgcacgtgcaagagttgcatggtgaaTGAAACTCATACAATGATGCACatcactttcaaggagctcatgactactcGCATAcaagatggggctctggcccatgagcgtggtgtacatatgactaggcttattgagaatgtggtgggcctggaatatgtgatttcTAACGAGTTACTTGACGATATCAATTTGTTGTCtctctcttcctcatttgacggggttatggtgaactttaAATTGAGTAAtatagatgatagccttgaagagctagtcaatacgcttatgacttatgaaaacaccataaaacaggaaaataatgtttttctaatgggcctctTATTAGGACGAAAAATAGCCCATAAGGTAAGGGATAAAAATGTCCTGACCCTTACAAAGAAAACAAACCCAATaggaggcaaactctgaaggacacttaaagggcctgcaaagcccgataagtcaaaacatatttatttcactgcaagaagtccggacataagaaattataagcgccaaaaatgttctggaaatgataagtgaatgtccaaagTAAACaggatttcaacaacaaacaaaagaaagttagatgatcaaaatcccgcacaaatatggcacgctagattATTTCACATTTTctaaagaaggatgcacaaactagtgagagaaggcatgtttgacttgtcacacataaattctctacctacttgtaagtcctgtct
The Primulina tabacum isolate GXHZ01 chromosome 9, ASM2559414v2, whole genome shotgun sequence DNA segment above includes these coding regions:
- the LOC142556480 gene encoding zinc finger BED domain-containing protein RICESLEEPER 2-like, translated to MAKRMKEKYDKYWGSTEKMNMILYYAVIIDPRHKLEFVEFSFDRMYGSVGKNETMKEQVRLGLYELFDDYKLRHSNKLPDTSKSLGSSSNSSTLGSQDMSKKRLCEADDESEMAIRLSLKQEFKMYKSGGKGEVVKSELEKYLVEDVEEEKKNFNIMQWWKDNSPRFPILSRMARDILAVPISTVASEAAFSTGGRVLDAFRSSLSPKIVQSLICAQDWFRL